Proteins from a genomic interval of Fusarium oxysporum Fo47 chromosome I, complete sequence:
- a CDS encoding serine/threonine kinase 16: MFPPGTVRLEDPDAVASREGIILQPRPTEDPNDPLNWPNWRKYINFGLVSFYVLMVSEFINSAGPTWGPMQKELGFSDEALTASYAIGCACLAIGAVMLVPFALKFGRRPLYLFSSLVQIGVGIWSAKIQNVPDLLLVNAINNIFGALAEVIVQMTIADVFFIHQRGTLNSIYIWFWQISVSLGPFIAGYITTGQGWRWVWWWNAILFGAFFILVCFCYEETKYCTEGSLAPAQPDVEDDSKSAADRPWPASVAVEEGSQHNPYAVRVNYNIPKKTYWQRLALTTTSSSSGGLRTLLSHMYQPIILLTTVPAVAYTALAYGILVATSDVMSTTLSLYMTKPPYTFAPNEIGLMNLSKLVGSTIGTLIVGPVSDTLILWLARRNDGIYEPETRLWSLVPFLPFIPAGALLFGLGLQNGLPWPIIAVALAFFKLGMAPVNSITITYLTDSYQDVIGDALVGVTIVRNAFSTAFIFALDPWIHSVGIQWVLITIVLITTVILSLTGVLIKYGKPFRAHTAERYQRFALLQYKER; encoded by the exons ATGTTCCCTCCTGGCACCGTTCGCCTGGAGGACCCAGATGCTGTTGCAAGTCGCGAGGGCATTATCCTCCAACCGCGACCGACTGAAGACCCGAATGACCCGTTGAACTGGCCAAACTGGCGcaaatatataaattttGGGCTCGTCAGCTTCTATGTCCTCATGGTTTCCGAGTTTATCAACTCTGCTGGTCCGACCTGGGGTCCCATGCAGAAGGAGCTCGGGTTCAGCGATGAGGCCCTAACTGCGAGCTATGCCATCGGGTGCGCATGTCTCGCCATTGGCGCTGTCATGCTTGTTCCCTTTGCTCTCAAATTCGGTCGCCGACCCCTCTACCTTTTCAGCTCCTTGGTTCAGATTGGCGTGGGCATCTGGTCAGCGAAGATTCAGAATGTTCCTGACCTCCTGCTTGTCAATGCCATCAACAATATCTTCGGGGCGTTAGCCGAGGTCATCGTGCAAATGACAATCGCAGACGTCTTCTTCATTCATCAGCGTGGTACCTTGAACAGCATCTACATCTGGTTCTGGCAAATATCTGTCTCCCTTGGCCCATTCATCGCTGGCTATATCACTACAGGTCAAGGGTGGAGATGGGTCTGGTGGTGGAATGCTATCCTTTTTGGTGCTTTCTTTATCCTTGTTTGTTTCTGTTACGAAGAAACGAAATACTGCACTGAGGGTTCACTCGCACCCGCCCAGccagatgttgaagatgattcAAAATCAGCAGCAGATAGACCCTGGCCAGCCTCGGTCGCTGTCGAGGAGGGTTCACAACATAACCCATATGCTGTCAGGGTCAACTACAACATTCCCAAAAAGACGTACTGGCAGCGACTGGCGCTTACAACTacctcctcatcttctggtGGCCTCAGAACCCTTCTTAGCCATATGTATCAGCCTATAATTCTTCTCACCACTGTTCCAGCCGTTGCCTATACCGCACTTGCTTACGGCATCTTGGTTGCCACGTCAGATGTTATGTCGACAACACTCTCGCTCTACATGACCAAGCCACCATATACTTTTGCGCCCAATGAAATTGGCCTCATGAATTTATCCAAGTTAGTTGGCAGTACAATCGGCACTCTGATTGTCGGCCCTGTCAGTGATACTTTGATTCTATGGCTTGCCCGTCGGAATGACGGCATCTACGAACCGGAAACGAGATTGTGGAGTCTTGtcccttttcttccttttatCCCTGCCGGGGCGTTGCTATTTGGACTCGGTCTACAGAATGGCCTGCCATGGCCTATTATTGCTGTTGCTTTGGCATTCTTCAAGCTTGGAATGGCCCCAGTGAATAGTATTACTATCACCTACCTTACCGATTCCTACCAGGAT GTCATTGGTGATGCATTAGTTGGCGTCACCATCGTCCGCAATGCCTTTAGCACAGCCTTCATTTTCGCTCTCGATCCATGGATTCATTCTGTGGGTATTCAATGGGTCCTTATAACGATCGTTCTCATCACTACTGTAATTCTCTCCTTGACCGGTGTGTTGATTAAGTATGGTAAGCCATTTCGCGCACACACTGCTGAGAGATACCAGCGTTTCGCTCTCCTTCAGTACAAGGAGAGATAA
- a CDS encoding fungal-specific transcription factor domain-containing protein, with protein sequence MDLITLMMSSCLVEDPATRRHQPRNYVETLEAKVAFLEDLLRKARQENTTPPVAASRTEDTPSGSSPEVSETKDDDDDDDASALSSKVALLGMTADGEERHYLGPSSIFSFSHVIHASLRQPFPGNHLESLNDYQDDTAAAPSPCFLPDYELGISLSNAYFENIHPHYPFLHEPTFRRWEDTLVRPSNTIGELDFDPAPLFFVNMQLPLILLQQLYASAQFYIGDILSRNNLEAIQAILCYSMYSLRSSRGPSIWKLSGIALRQCIELGYHRSVNPFGSKTGTLRFEMRKRAFWCTFGIDCYAATILGRPLGIPLQEVDAEFPLDIDDSNITETDILVEPRSPNSAFSTTMSTALHVFRLRKIWARLHASLYSDKYNMDNTTHDDRIPLFRAEIDAWLASTPPLPPRTGAALSILATQDWYDLSHSETIIMLYRGRLIDHLGGASDDLFLQCARAAESICLKNRRLYVAKPVNCTWGTLHVIFSAGLTYLHCLWTSAAVRHRTSLNEMSSTLTSCTMVLAVIAERFKGAAPYRDIFEALCTRTKEMMVDGGGEQLGVQISTMDPCYVMPGRFTQWMAEISDVGIPDTVDSLLAGLVSDCVTYEGIGELI encoded by the exons ATGGACCTGATAACATTGATGATGTCTT CTTGCCTCGTCGAAGACCCAGCGACAAGAAGACACCAACCGCGCAATTACGTGGAAACGTTAGAAGCCAAGGTTGCATTTCTTGAGGACCTGTTACGAAAAGCACGCCAGGAAAACACTACTCCGCCAGTTGCAGCTTCGAGAACAGAGGATACACCAAGTGGCTCTTCACCCGAGGTATCTGAGACGaaagacgacgatgacgacgacgacgctAGCGCATTGTCGAGCAAAGTCGCCCTCCTGGGTATGACAGCTGATGGAGAAGAACGGCACTATTTGGGTCCGTCATctatcttctccttctcacaTGTGATACACGCTTCCCTTCGTCAACCTTTCCCGGGAAACCATTTGGAGTCTTTGAATGACTATCAAGATGatacagcagcagcaccatcTCCGTGTTTTCTACCTGACTATGAGCTAGGTATCTCTCTGAGCAACGCTTACTTTGAGAATATCCATCCTCATTATCCTTTTCTACATGAGCCCACGTTTAGGCGCTGGGAAGACACGCTTGTCAGGCCATCCAACACCATCGGAGAGCTGGATTTTGATCCCGCCCCCTTGTTCTTTGTCAACATG CAATTACCGCTGATACTTCTTCAGCAACTTTACGCATCAGCACAGTTTTATATCGGCGATATCTTATCACGCAACAACCTAGAAGCCATACAAGCCATCCTTTGCTACAGCATGTATTCTCTTAGAAGCTCTCGAGGTCCATCTATCTG GAAACTGTCTGGCATAGCCCTTCGTCAATGTATTGAACTTGGATATCACCGCAGCGTCAATCCCTTCGGGTCTAAGACAGGCACCCTGCGATTTGAAATGCGAAAGAGAGCCTTTTGGTGTACTTTTGGAATTGACTGCTATGCAGCAACGATCCTAGGGCGCCCTCTAGGCATTCCTCTACAAGAGGTCGATGCCGAG TTCCCATTGGACATCGATGACTCCAACATAACCGAGACCGATATCCTAGTAGAACCGCGGAGCCCCAACAGTGCTTTTTCTACAACCATGTCGACTGCACTTCATGTCTTCCGACTTCGCAAAATCTGGGCACGTCTCCACGCGTCTTTGTATTCGGACAAGTACAACATGGACAATACAACCCATGACGATCGAATTCCTCTATTTCGGGCAGAGATTGACGCTTGGCTTGCCTCCACTCCTCCCTTACCGCCACGGACTGGAGCTGCCTTATCAATCCTCGCAACCCAAGATTGGTATGATCTCAGTCATAGCGAGACTATTATCATGCTCTACCGAGGTCGCTTGATTGATCATCTAGGGGGTGCCAGTGATGACTTATTCCTGCAATGTGCTCGTGCCGCCGAGAGCATCTGCTTGAAGAATAGGCGGTTATACGTTGCGAAGCCAGTAAATTGCACCTGGGGTACTCTTCACGTCATCTTCTCCGCTGGACTAACATACCTTCATTGTCTATGGACATCGGCTGCCGTTCGTCACCGAACCTCACTCAACGAGATGAGCAGCACCCTCACAAGTTGCACGATGGTTTTAGCAGTGATAGCTGAACGGTTCAAGGGCGCCGCTCCCTACAGAGACATCTTTGAGGCCCTTTGTACCCGTACTAAGGAGATGATGGTAGACGGTGGTGGTGAGCAGTTAGGTGTGCAGATATCAACAATGGATCCATGCTATGTAATGCCGGGCAGGTTCACTCAGTGGATGGCTGAAATCTCAGATGTAGGGATACCAGATACAGTTGATAGTCTCCTAGCTGGTCTAGTGTCAGATTGTGTGACTTATGAAGGGATTGGGGAACTgatataa
- a CDS encoding Dak1 domain-containing protein, with translation MSAKHFINDPIKLVNDALYGIAIANPAVALDAENKIIYRRPGPDMKGQVSVVSGGGAGHEPAFAAFVGGGLLSASISGTIFASPNSEQVRNALTSFVDHEEGILVIVMNYTGDILNFGVAVEQAKSAGLNVRMLVVADDVGVDRTKSGKVGRRGIIGTVLVQKIAGAIAAQGASLDKVYAAGRLAADNLVSIGASLEHVHVPGHAVDEPQHRLEIGEIEVGMGIHNEPGSGKQRADLPQLVELMIAQLLSQADPDRDFLKFEHSEVVLLVNNLGGVSVLEMSGITTEVVMQLERTFNIRPVRILSGTYMTSLNGLGFSISLLKMVDVDGYNMIDLIDYPCEATGWIAPVSTQTWKAKNTATRQRKKSSKDHLKATSLRLDPITARTALENALQRVIIAEPDVTMYDTVVGDGDCGIGLKRGAEAILVFISQKGFSGDAVIDVASLAHIVDKTMDGTSGALYSIFLHALVQALSSLPQGDLRPQGWAQALRESCDAMSKYTPARPGDRTLVDALYPFIDVLQQTGDVRQAAEAALVGAQSTKGMTASLGRTVYVGGSRYQEVPDPGAWGLCCFFLGLAGVDPEMKK, from the exons ATGTCAGCGAAGCACTTCATCAACGATCCCATCAAGCTAGTTAATGATGCTCTCTATGGTATTGCCATCGCCAATCCCGCCGTGGCACTCGACGCCGAAAACAAGATCATCTATCGCCGTCCAGGGCCTGACATGAAGGGCCAGGTCTCTGTAGTCAGCGGTGGCGGTGCCGGCCATGAGCCAGCCTTTGCTGCCTTTGTCGGGGGCGGCTTACTGAGCGCCAGCATCTCGGGCACAATATTTGCATCTCCCAACTCGGAGCAGGTCCGCAACGCCCTAACCAGCTTTGTCGATCATGAGGAAGGGATTCTCGTCATAGTCATGAACTATACAGGCGATATCCTGAATTTCGGCGTAGCCGTCGAGCAGGCAAAGTCAGCCGGCCTGAACGTCAGAATGCTCGttgtggctgatgatgtCGGCGTCGACCGCACCAAGAGCGGCAAAGTTGGCAGACGAGGCATCATAGGTACCGTGCTGGTGCAGAAGATTGCCGGGGCCATCGCCGCGCAGGGAGCAAGTCTCGACAAGGTCTATGCCGCGGGGCGCCTCGCCGCAGATAATCTCGTCAGTATCGGCGCTAGTCTGGAGCATGTCCACGTTCCCGGCCACGCAGTCGACGAACCACAGCATCGGCTAGAGATTGGCGAAATCGAGGTGGGTATGGGCATCCACAACGAGCCGGGCTCGGGCAAGCAGAGGGCAGATCTGCCGCAACTGGTGGAGTTGATGATCGCACAGCTGCTGAGCCAGGCGGATCCTGACAGAGACTTCCTCAAATTCGAACACAGCGAGGTAGTGCTGCTTGTGAACAACCTGGGCGGAGTCAGCGTCCTCGAGATGAGTGGTATTACCACAGAGGTGGTGATGCAGCTGGAGAGAACCTTCAATATTCGTCCGGTACGCATTCTCAGCGGCACCTACATGACGAGCCTAAATGGACTGGGCTTTAGTATCTCGCTGCTTAAGATGGTTGATGTCGATGGATATAACATGATCGACCTTATAGATTACCCTTGTGAGGCTACTGGCTGGATCGCACCAGTCTCGACTCAAACCTGGAAAGCAAAGAATACAGCAACCAGGCAGCGCAAGAAGTCATCTAAAGATCATTTGAAAGCGACTAGCCTGAGGCTAGACCCCATCACAGCCAGAACTGCACTCGAAAACGCTCTACAGCGAGTCATCATAGCTGAGCCAGATGTCACCATGTATGACACAGTTGTCGGCGACGGTGACTGCGGTATTGGATTGAAACGAGGAGCCGAAG CTATTCTTGTTTTCATTTCTCAGAAGGGTTTCTCTGGAGATGCAGTTATCGACGTTGCAAGTCTCGCACACATAGTTGACAAGACAATGGACGGTACCTCTGGTGCTCTATACTCCATTTTTCTACATGCTCTCGTGCAAGCATTGAGTTCATTGCCTCAGGGAGACCTCCGTCCTCAAGGATGGGCTCAAGCGCTGAGAGAAAGCTGTGACGCGATGTCTAAGTATACGCCTGCAAGGCCAGGCGATAGGACACTAGTAGATGCACTCTACCCTTTTATTGATGTTCTCCAGCAGACTGGCGATGTTAGACAGGCGGCGGAGGCAGCGCTGGTTGGCGCCCAGAGCACTAAAGGTATGACGGCCAGTCTGGGCCGGACCGTCTACGTCGGTGGCTCTCGGTATCAAGAGGTCCCTGACCCGGGAGCGTGGGGACTGTGCTGCTTCTTTCTAGGCCTCGCTGGAGTGGACcctgagatgaagaaatga
- a CDS encoding aquaporin-like protein — MATEITHSKHSLGKTDCHAKGTEAHGTMSMEEYEASPGALPPVTYWVRVRKLLRDPFSEFFGVMILVLFGDGSVAQVVLGEGNKGDWQNINWGWALGVMLGVYCGGVSGAHLNPAITLANCIFRKFPWRKFPAYLVAQALGAMVGSLIVYGNYKSAIDVFEGGPGIRTVGLNTSSAAIFCTYPAPFLTKAGQLFDEFLGSGILAFCLFALLDDGNIGAGNLTPLGLFFVVYGIGACFGSNTGYAINPARDLGPRLMSYALGYGTEVWTAGDYYFWVPIVAPFLGCVFGAFLYDAFIYTGQSPINAPFMGLGHLFKRTKLKGSNARSLV; from the exons ATGGCTACTGAAATCACCCACAGCAAACATAGTCTGGGTAAGACAGACTGTCATGCCAAAGGGACCGAGGCGCACGGAACCATGAGCATGGAGGAGTATGAAGCTTCTCCAGGTGCCCTGCCTCCAGTTACATATTGGGTTCGAGTCCGAAAACTCCTGCGCGATCCGTTCTCCGAGTTTTTCGGCGTCATGATCCTCGTGCTCTTCGGTGACGGTTCCGTTGCACAGGTGGTTCTAGGGGAGGGCAACAAGGGAGACTGGCAGAACATCAACTGGGGTTGGGC ACTAGGTGTCATGCTTGGCGTCTACTGCGGTGGCGTGTCTGGCGCCCATCTAAACCCTGCCATCACGCTCGCCAACTGTATCTTTCGGAAGTTTCCATGGCGCAAGTTTCCGGCATACCTTGTTGCCCAGGCCCTTGGCGCTATGGTCGGCTCACTTATCGTGTATGGCAACTACAAGTCTGCAATCGATGTCTTCGAAGGAGGTCCCGGCATCCGCACCGTTGGACTCAACACCTCTTCGGCAGCTATCTTCTGTACCTATCCTGCACCCTTCCTAACTAAGGCCGGCCAGCTTTTTGATGAGTTTCTTGGGAGTGGCATTCTTGCATTTTGTCTCTTTGCCCTTCTGGATGATGGAAACATTGGGGCTGGCAACCTGACACCGCTTGGCTTATTCTTTGTTGTGTATGGTATTGGCGCGTGCTTTGGCTCTAACACGGGCTATGCTATTAACCCGGCCAGGGACCTTGGCCCACGGCTGATGTCGTATGCCCTTGGATATGGAACTGAGGTATGGACTGCTGGTGATTATTACTTTTGG GTTCCAATCGTCGCCCCATTCTTGGGCTGCGTCTTTGGAGCCTTCCTGTATGATGCGTTCATTTATACTGGCCAGAGCCCGATTAATGCTCCCTTCATGGGGCTGGGCCATTTGTTCAAGCGCACCAAGCTGAAGGGCTCCAACGCCAGATCACTCGTCTGA
- a CDS encoding HAD-like domain-containing protein: MESQPPPTMVFFDLDNTLFNHQRSLYSAISAVQRISPLLHEIPLKVLAEKYNETLNHVYDRYLRNEMAHQDQDAEKVKLFFKSLGLEEPDSQHIEHFRNVYKTAYRKNRSAMPGSIQTLRRLRDNGYRTAIITNGPTESQIEKAKTIGVFDLVERVITSQEVGHPKPDVRIFQYALEKLEVQPHCAYMIGDSVEADIKGAVNAKITPILYSPSSNTSLEVLYGKIIPVIRQFDQLPMALELRPLDLSLAVSAAQTGLQQA; encoded by the coding sequence ATGGAGTCTCAGCCTCCTCCCACCATGGTATTCTTCGATCTTGACAACACGTTATTCAATCATCAACGCTCTCTTTACTCTGCCATATCCGCCGTACAACGTATATCCCCGCTTCTTCATGAGATCCCGTTGAAGGTGCTTGCTGAGAAGTACAACGAAACACTTAATCATGTTTACGACAGATATCTCCGAAATGAGATGGcacaccaagaccaagatgcGGAGAAAGTCAAGCTCTTTTTCAAGAGTCTAGGCCTTGAAGAACCGGACTCCCAACACATTGAGCATTTTCGGAATGTGTACAAAACGGCATACAGAAAGAATCGAAGCGCTATGCCAGGAAGCATCCAGACCCTGAGAAGACTTCGGGATAATGGATATCGTACTGCTATTATCACGAACGGCCCGACCGAAAGCCAGATAGAAAAGGCTAAAACCATTGGTGTCTTCGATCTTGTTGAACGCGTCATTACATCACAAGAAGTTGGCCATCCCAAGCCTGACGTCAGGATCTTCCAGTATGCTTTGGAAAAGTTGGAGGTGCAACCACATTGCGCGTACATGATTGGTGATTCTGTGGAAGCTGATATCAAGGGCGCTGTCAATGCGAAAATAACGCCTATTCTGTACTCGCCTTCTTCCAATACCTCATTGGAAGTGCTGTATGGAAAGATTATTCCGGTCATCCGTCAGTTCGACCAGCTACCCATGGCTTTGGAGCTTCGACCTCTTGACCTGAGCCTAGCGGTGTCGGCAGCGCAGACCGGTTTGCAGCAAGCCTAG